GGTTGAACCGCGACAGGTTCTGCTTCGTCGTGGCGAGGATCGTCGCCGTACCTTCGAGCAGGTCGGTCGCGGGCTGGTACTTCAGCCGCAGGTCGTAGTGGGAGACGTCGTAACCGCCGTTGCCGCTGGCGGGGTAGTAGGAGTCGCCGATGCCCGGGGCCCCAGGGGTGAAGTCGGCCGCCGATGCCGGGATCGCCAGCAGCAGGGAGGCCGCGAGGGCGCTCGGAACGATGATTCTGCGGTGCACAGGTGCTCCCCAAGTCATAAGAAACGTAAGACGCGTGGGTGGTCGTCGGTCCTGACTCGGACCCTATTCAGCACCTCGACACAGCGTCACGTCCAGAGGACCCCCTGTCACACGATCGCCATTCGGCCGAAATGAACCGCCGGACAGCTTCTTTGGCCTGTCCGGCGCTAGGGCGTGTCCGACGATTCCCGCCGGGCCCGGCCCGTCAGTCGCGCGTGTACGCCGAGAAGGGGCGCACTCCCGAGCCCCAGCGCACGGCGACGACCAGGTCCTCGTACACGCGCACGCCCGCCAGTTCGCCCTTGTGCCGGTCCACGTCGCTGCCGGTGTCGATGCTCTCCTTCTCCTCACCGGTGGCGGCGTCGAGCACCACCAGTTCGTCGAGGCTGTCCTGCCGGGAGCCGCCGTCGGTGAGGACGGTCACCCGGCCGCCGGTCACGTCGAGGGCGCGCAGGCCGCCCGCGACGGCCACGTTCTCCAGCCAGACCTGGCTGCCGCTCGCGAGGTCGAAGGCGACCACCCGGTCCCGGTACGACTTGCGCTCTCTGATCTCGGCGCCGGCGTAGAGCCGCCCGTCCGCGACGGTCACGAGGGCCGGCGCATGCGCATGGATGGTTCCGTATCCGCCGGTGGTCTCGATCCGGCCGGCCGCCTTCCCGTCCTCGCCGAAGAGGAGGAAGGCACCCTGCCCGCCCTCCGTCGTCCCGCCGTTCTGCACGACCGGCGGCTCGGCCGACAGCAGGGCCACCTGCCCGTCCGGTGCAGGCGCCGTCCGCCCGCCGAGGGAAGCGGTCCACCGCAGCCCGCCGCCGACCGGGTCGAACGCGGCCAGCCGCAGTTCGGTGCGGCCACAGGCGAGTACGGCGACGACCTGCCGCTCCCCGGCGGCGACCTGCTCGGGCACACAGTCCTCGGGGACAGCGGCCGTCCAGCGCGGGGCGCCGGTCCGCAGGTCGAAGGCGCGCAGCGCCTTCGTTCCGGAGACGGCGGGCCGGGAGTCGGGGGTCCACAGGTCGTCGTCGAGGGCCCACATCTCGTCGGCGTCCCGCAGGACGGCGACCCCGCCACCGACGGCGACCATGTCCGTGAACGTCTCAGTCAGATTTCCCCCGGGGGTGCGGGGCGTGTGCCACCGCTCGCGGCCGCTCATGAGGTCGAGCGCGGCGACCGTCGAGCAGCCCGCGTTCATCACGTTCCCCCGGGCGATCAGGAGGACCGAGCCGGCCGTGCGGCGGCTGACGGCGCAGATGTGCTCCTGCCCGGGCGGGGCGTACTCCCAGCGGACCTTACCCGTCCTCGCGTCGAAGGCGCCGACCGCGTCGTACCGGCTGCGGACGAGCGTCTCGCCGACCAGCCAGGCCCCGTTGCCGTAGTTCCTGGCGCCGTTGTCGACCGGGGCCTCCCAGACGAGGCGCAGCGAACTCCCCAGGGCGGAGCAGCCCGTGACAAGTCCGAGGGCACACAGCGCGGTGACGGCCGCGAGCAGGCGACGGAGCCCGCGCCCCGATCCCCGGCGGCCCGACGGCCACCGCCCCCGCCCGCGTCCCGTGTCGTCGGTCGTGCGCGCTGCCATGCGGATCCCCACCCCTGGCTCGAACGGTCGAATCCCCGTCAGGCTAGAGCACACCTGATCAGCGCCCCGCGGGCACCGGCCCGCTAAGCCATGTCCGATGGGGCGAGTGACGCTGTCGCTGGGAACTCGTTCCTTGGGACATGGGGCGGGGAGATCTTTCGCATGAAGAGTGGGCTCGGCTGGAGCCGCACTTGCCGACGAATCGTGGACGGGGCGGACGCTGGCGATGCCACCGTCGGGTAATCAACGGGATTCTGTTCCGGCAGCGAACCGGCCTCCCGTGGCGGGACCTGCCTCCCTGCTTCGGTAGCTGGAAGACGGTTCACGATCGTCATCGCAGGTGGTCGGCGGACGGCACGTGGGAGAGGATTCTGCGGGCCGTCCAGGCGGACGCCGATGCCGAGGGCCGGATCGACTGGAGCATGGTCAGCATCGATTCCACGACCTGCCGCGCTCATCAGCACGCGGCTGGTGCCTCCACCCGTGCCCCGAAGATCCCGGGTCGGCGCAGGAGCCCGGCGCGGCACCGTTCCGATGAGGCCCTGGGCCGCTCACGAGGCGGGTTCACAAGCAAGATCCACCTTGTCGGAGAAGGTGGGCGCCGCCCGCTCGGGTTTGTCATCACGCCCGGCCAGTGGGGGGACGCACCGCAGATGATTCCCGTCCTGGAAGAGATCCGGGTACCCCGACAGGCTGGTGGACGACCGCGCACCCGGCCCGACCATGTCGGGGGAGATAAAGCCTATTCGTCACGCCGCAACCGGCGTCACCTGCGCAGACGCCAGATCAAGCACACGATCCCCGAGCCGAGAGACCAGCGGGCCAACCGCCGGCGCCGCGGCAGCCAGGGCGGCAGACCCACAGGGTTCGACAAGACGATCTACCGCCGCCGCAACGAGGTCGAGCGGACCATCAACCGGCTCAAGAACTTCCGAGCCATCGCCACGCGCTTCGACAAACGGGCGTACGTCTTCCATGGAACGGTCACCGTGGCGGCGATCCGCCTGTGGCTCCGTCCGGAGTGAAGGGCCCCCGCTCAGAGGTCCTTGGCATCCGGGTAGTGGTGGCGAAGTTCGTTGAGTACGCGCTCGTCGACAGCCCTGACGTCCCACGAGGAGCTGTCGAATTCGGTCAGGACGAGCACCAACTCGTCCCCGGCGAACCCCCGCGCTTCGGCATCGATCAACTGAAGGAATGGGGTCGTCAGCGACAGCAGTGTCAGTGTGTCCATGCCGGCGTCGGCGGACCGTTCTTCCATCTCGACACAGCGAGGATCGACGATCTCGTCGAATTCGACGCGCCACGTCAGGTCCAGGCCGAAGCTGCCGAGGCGAACCAGTAGCTCAGCCAAGGTCACGTAGTGCTTTCCGTGCCAGGCAGGAAACGTGATCCCCTTCATCCCCGCCTCTGCTTCGGCTGTATCGCGCGCCATGTGCCCCCTTCGTTCAGCGAACACTAGGCCACAGCCCTGATCAGCTCACACGACCCATCGGACAGGCCCTAGGTGGCCGGCGAAGGCACCACGCGCGGGCGCAGGACCATGAGCGGACCTTCCGAGGCCGCCACCATGGCGAAGGGGAACCGGTCGACCTCAAGGCAGAGGGCGACGTCATCAGGATGGACTCCTTGACGCACACCCTGCGCCAACTCGGCCGCGGCGCGCGACTCGGCGGCGCGGCGGACGAACTCGGCGGCATCCGTCCCGTCCTCCGTGGCCCTCCGGGCGATGTAGTGAGCACACGCCAGATCCTCGTCGGCCTGCCCGTCCTCGCCGGTGACCACGAACGTGACACCGTCGCTCCCGCTCGTCCGCAGGAGCCGGGCCGTCGCCTCCGCCACCACGAAGCCGGCGCACAGCACCAGCGACGCCTCCTTGACCGCCAGGGCGCCGACCGTCCCCGCCGTGGTCTTCTGCACGACGGTCCGTCCGCCGAGGTCGGCGGAGCGCAGCAGGCCGGGCGAGTTGACCAGATCGAACCCGGGCGCGGCCGGACCGTCCTTCAGTGCCACCCAGTCCGGGTGGCGAGCCTTGAGCGCCAGGGCTTCGTCCAGAGACTCGGCGAGCACGATCCTTTCCGCTCCCCGGGCAAAGGCCCAGGCGGCCACGGTGAAAGCGCGCATGACGTCGACGACCACCGCCACGGACGGGGCTTCGACCAGCTGAGTGATACCAAGGAAACGGGCGTCCATGTCGATCATGATCGTGCACAAGGCGCTCTTTTGCACGGGAGTTGACCGGGGTACCTTCCGCCCCATGCCGATGCGAAAGCGGAGAACCCGCGGAGCCCGACTGCCGTACGGAACCCTCGTGGCCGCGGCCGCGGCCGCCGCCGCCCTGCTCGCGACCCTGGTCACTCCGGCGGGCGCGCAGCCGGAGCCGTCCGCGCCCACCGCGTCCTCCCTGGGCGCCGTACACGAGTCACGGCCCGTCCACTCCTACGCCGACGCCGTCCGTGAGTCCGTCTGGGTCGACACCGGACTCGACGGCGACGGGGACGGGCGCGCCGACCGGGTCGCCGTCGACATCGTCCGCCCCCGGGAGCCCGCCGCGGCAGGCCGCAAGATCCCCGTCATCATGGACGCCAGCCCGTACTACGCCTGTTGCGGACGGGGCAACGAAGGTCAGAGGAAGACGTACGACGCCGACGGGAACCCGGTGCAGTTCCCGCTCTTCTACGACAACTACTTCGTCCCGCGCGGCTACGCCTTCGTCGCCGTCGACCTCGCCGGCACCAACCGCTCCGACGGCTGCGACGACGTCGGAGGCCGCTCCGACGTGCGGTCAGCCAAGGCCGTCGTCGACTGGCTGAACGGCCGCGCCCGCGGATACACCAGCCGCACCGGCACGACCCGGGCCGGGGCCACGGGCTGGAGCACCGGCAACGTCGGCATGATCGGCAAGAGCTGGGACGGCACCATCGCCAACGGCGTGGCCGCCACCGGCGTGGAGGGGCTGAAGACGATCGTCCCGATCGGCGCCATCTCCTCCTGGTACGACTACTTCCACTCCCAGGGCGCCCCGCTCTACAACGCCAACCCGAGCTGGCTCTCCGACTACGTGAACAGCCCCGACGCCAGGGCCCGCTGCGGCGCCGTCCAGGACCGGATCACCGAGGCCACCCCGTACAGCGGCGACTGGACCCCGGCCTGGAGCGAGCGCGACCACGTGCGGGACGCCTCGAAGGTGAAGGCCAGCGTCTTCGTCGTCCACGGACAGCAGGACCTCAACGTCCGCGCCAACCATTTCGGGAAATGGTGGGACGCGCTCGCCGCCCACGGCGTCGAACGCAAGATCTGGCTCTCCCAGACCGGCCACGTCGACCCCTTCGACTTCCGGCGCACCGACTGGGTCCGCACCCTGCACCGCTGGTTCGACCACTACCTCCTCGGCTACGAGAACGGCATCGACCGCGAGCCGGTCGCCGACATCGAACGCGCCCCGGACCGCTGGACCACCGACCGGCAGTGGCCGCCGAGCGGCACCGCGACCACCACCCTGCGCCCCGCGCCCGGTGCCGAGCCCGGCCCCGGCACCCTCGGCCGGACGCCCGCCGCCCCCGGATCCACCGCGACCTTCACCGACGACCCGGGTCTGGGCGAACTGGACTGGGCCGCCCGGATCGACGCCGCGACCCCCGAGAAGGCCGGGTTCGTCACTCGCCCGCTCTCCCGCGACCTGCGGATCTCCGGCTCCTCGAAGGTGACCGTCACCGCCACCCCGACCACCGCCACCGCGCACCTCTCCGCCGTCCTCGTCGACCTCGGTCCCGACACGATCCGCGACTACGCGGCGGCGGGGGAGGGCATCACCACGCTGACCGACCGCACCTGCTGGGGCGCGAGCACCCCCGGCGACAGCGCCTGCTTCAAGGAGACCCGGGCCCGCACCACGGTCGTCGGCCTCACGGTCGTCAGCCGCGGCTGGGCCGACCTCGGCACCTGGGCGGACCCCCGCGAGGAGCGTCCGCTGACCCCTGGCAGGGCGTACACCCTCACCCTGGACCTCGCCGCCACCGACCACGTCGTCCCGGCCGGCCACCGTCTCGCCCTGATCGTCGGCGGCACCGACAGGGACCTGCTCGACCCCCCGTCGACCACACCGACCCTCACCCTCGACCTCGCCCGTACCCGGGCGAAGCTGCCCCTGGTGGGCGGCGCGGAGGCGTTCGCCCGCGCCACCACGGGACCTGCCCCGGCGGTACCCCCGCTCACCGTCGCCCCGTCCCTGACCGGCTCCGCACCGCCGGCCGGGATCGTCGGGCCGCGCCTCCCCGTACCGGGGGCCGCCCGATGAGACTCCGTACCGCGCACCGGAGCGCGCGCCGGGTGCTGGCCCTCACCGCCGGCACCGCCGCCCTCGCCCTGCCGCTGCTCACCGTCCCCGCCAAGGCGGCGGACAGTGCGCCCCCACGCCCCCTGCCGCGCACCGGCTTCGAGACGAGCCAGGGCGCGCGGTGGACCACCGAGGCCGAGGAGCGGGAGTTCCTCGCGGCCGTCGACCAGGGGAGCGACCGGGTGTCGCTGCGCACGATCGGCGCCACCTCGCAGGGCAGGCCACTGCGGCTCGCCACCCTCGGCACGGGCCGCGGCGGCACCACCGTGCTCCTCGTCTGCAGCCAGCACGGCGACGAACCCGCCGGCCGCGAGGCCTGCCTGAGCGCGCTGCGGGACCTCGCCCACGCCCAGGACCAGGACACCCTTCGCTTCCTCGCCCGCACCACCGTCCTCGTCGTCCCCACCGCCAACCCCGACGGCCGGGAGGCCGACACCCGGGGCAACGGCGACGGCGTCGACGTCAACCGCGACCACCTCGCCCTGCGCACCGCCGAGGCCCGGGCCGTCGCCGCCGTCATCCGCGACCGGCACCCCGAACTCGTCTATGACCTGCACGAGTACGGAGCCACCCCCCGGTACTACGACAAGGACCTGCTCGCCCTCTGGCCGCGCAGCCTCGACGCCGACCCGCACGTCCACGACGAGTCCCGGACGCTCTCGGAGTCCTACGTCCGGCCCGCCGCCGGGCTCGCCGGGTACAGCACCGGCATCTACGGCATCTGGACCGACCCCCTCACCGGCAAGCCGGTCAAGCAGGTCGCGGGCGACGGCCAGGAGCGGATCCTGCGCAACACCGCGGGCATCAAGCACTCCGCCGGCCTGCTCGTCGAGACCCGTCTCGACGCGCTCGACGAGACCGAGAAGGACGACCCGGCGCGCAACCACCGGCGCCGCGTCGCCACCCAACGGGCGGC
Above is a genomic segment from Streptomyces sp. NBC_00094 containing:
- a CDS encoding 2-phosphosulfolactate phosphatase, whose translation is MDARFLGITQLVEAPSVAVVVDVMRAFTVAAWAFARGAERIVLAESLDEALALKARHPDWVALKDGPAAPGFDLVNSPGLLRSADLGGRTVVQKTTAGTVGALAVKEASLVLCAGFVVAEATARLLRTSGSDGVTFVVTGEDGQADEDLACAHYIARRATEDGTDAAEFVRRAAESRAAAELAQGVRQGVHPDDVALCLEVDRFPFAMVAASEGPLMVLRPRVVPSPAT
- a CDS encoding IS5 family transposase, producing MGRGDLSHEEWARLEPHLPTNRGRGGRWRCHRRVINGILFRQRTGLPWRDLPPCFGSWKTVHDRHRRWSADGTWERILRAVQADADAEGRIDWSMVSIDSTTCRAHQHAAGASTRAPKIPGRRRSPARHRSDEALGRSRGGFTSKIHLVGEGGRRPLGFVITPGQWGDAPQMIPVLEEIRVPRQAGGRPRTRPDHVGGDKAYSSRRNRRHLRRRQIKHTIPEPRDQRANRRRRGSQGGRPTGFDKTIYRRRNEVERTINRLKNFRAIATRFDKRAYVFHGTVTVAAIRLWLRPE
- a CDS encoding Xaa-Pro dipeptidyl-peptidase, whose product is MRKRRTRGARLPYGTLVAAAAAAAALLATLVTPAGAQPEPSAPTASSLGAVHESRPVHSYADAVRESVWVDTGLDGDGDGRADRVAVDIVRPREPAAAGRKIPVIMDASPYYACCGRGNEGQRKTYDADGNPVQFPLFYDNYFVPRGYAFVAVDLAGTNRSDGCDDVGGRSDVRSAKAVVDWLNGRARGYTSRTGTTRAGATGWSTGNVGMIGKSWDGTIANGVAATGVEGLKTIVPIGAISSWYDYFHSQGAPLYNANPSWLSDYVNSPDARARCGAVQDRITEATPYSGDWTPAWSERDHVRDASKVKASVFVVHGQQDLNVRANHFGKWWDALAAHGVERKIWLSQTGHVDPFDFRRTDWVRTLHRWFDHYLLGYENGIDREPVADIERAPDRWTTDRQWPPSGTATTTLRPAPGAEPGPGTLGRTPAAPGSTATFTDDPGLGELDWAARIDAATPEKAGFVTRPLSRDLRISGSSKVTVTATPTTATAHLSAVLVDLGPDTIRDYAAAGEGITTLTDRTCWGASTPGDSACFKETRARTTVVGLTVVSRGWADLGTWADPREERPLTPGRAYTLTLDLAATDHVVPAGHRLALIVGGTDRDLLDPPSTTPTLTLDLARTRAKLPLVGGAEAFARATTGPAPAVPPLTVAPSLTGSAPPAGIVGPRLPVPGAAR
- a CDS encoding PQQ-binding-like beta-propeller repeat protein, producing MAARTTDDTGRGRGRWPSGRRGSGRGLRRLLAAVTALCALGLVTGCSALGSSLRLVWEAPVDNGARNYGNGAWLVGETLVRSRYDAVGAFDARTGKVRWEYAPPGQEHICAVSRRTAGSVLLIARGNVMNAGCSTVAALDLMSGRERWHTPRTPGGNLTETFTDMVAVGGGVAVLRDADEMWALDDDLWTPDSRPAVSGTKALRAFDLRTGAPRWTAAVPEDCVPEQVAAGERQVVAVLACGRTELRLAAFDPVGGGLRWTASLGGRTAPAPDGQVALLSAEPPVVQNGGTTEGGQGAFLLFGEDGKAAGRIETTGGYGTIHAHAPALVTVADGRLYAGAEIRERKSYRDRVVAFDLASGSQVWLENVAVAGGLRALDVTGGRVTVLTDGGSRQDSLDELVVLDAATGEEKESIDTGSDVDRHKGELAGVRVYEDLVVAVRWGSGVRPFSAYTRD
- a CDS encoding M14 family metallocarboxypeptidase → MRLRTAHRSARRVLALTAGTAALALPLLTVPAKAADSAPPRPLPRTGFETSQGARWTTEAEEREFLAAVDQGSDRVSLRTIGATSQGRPLRLATLGTGRGGTTVLLVCSQHGDEPAGREACLSALRDLAHAQDQDTLRFLARTTVLVVPTANPDGREADTRGNGDGVDVNRDHLALRTAEARAVAAVIRDRHPELVYDLHEYGATPRYYDKDLLALWPRSLDADPHVHDESRTLSESYVRPAAGLAGYSTGIYGIWTDPLTGKPVKQVAGDGQERILRNTAGIKHSAGLLVETRLDALDETEKDDPARNHRRRVATQRAALEGAFAYVDERRGPLAAVTSAARHAGFADRGPVFLGGADNDPPEPGEILADPPCGYRLDAAQYAEVGDELDLHGVTVRPDGAGVFVPLRQSQRALVPLLLDARATYHLVSGSPVKEC